The genomic region ATAATTGTAATTGTCGATTTTGCAGTTAAATTTTCCAACTGGATTTCGACGCTGCCGATCCATTCCTCCGGCCAATCTTTGGCGGCAGGAAAATCCCAGTGTTTTTTGGGTGCCAGGAAGCCGACGCGAGTGGCAGGTACGACAATGACTAATCCGATCAGCGCGCCGACAATCGATGGAAATTCCGGCCCTAGGAATATGCCGGCCAGAGCATACGGTACGATGAATGCGAGCCCGGAAAAAATGGCGAAAGGTGCGATCGCGAACCCTTCCGACCAAGATCGGTTGCGTCCAAAAAAACGCGTCACCATCATGCACATCAGCAGCGGCATCAATACACCGGCTATGGCGTGGATTATGGCAACCTCACATGTAATCAGGAGATAAAAATCTTCCCAAGCTGAACCTGACTCGGTTAATTGCCCGCTGATGTTTGTCTTGTCCAATCCACCCGTTACACCCACAACAATCGGTGTGCCTGCGGCGCCGAATGATACCGGGGTGGATTGCACCATCATACCCGCCATGACTGCCGCCAGCGCCGGGAAGCCCAGAGCAATCAGCAAAGGCGCCACTATGGCTGCCGGCGTGCCGAATCCTGAAGCACCTTCGATAAAACAACCGAATAACCAAGCGACGATAATCACCTGCACTCGGCGATCGGGACTGATATTAGAGAAACCGCGCCGGATCGTAGTAATGGCACCGGAATGCTTCAATGTATTAAGCAAGAGAATGGCGCCAAAAATGATCCACAAAATGGATCCTGTCAAAATCAAGCCTTGCAGGGTGGATGCGATTACTCGATTGAAGGGCATTTCCCAGACAACCAATGCAATCATAACGGTTATGATAAATGTCAGCGGCATGGCGCGCCGTGCGGGCCAGTTGAATCCCACCAGTAGCGTCGCAGCCAATAGGAGCGGCAAGAACGCTAGAAATGAAAGCAAAGATTGGGTCATGGCATTTTTTCAGTTTAAGAATGCAGGATAATTCCAGGGATTCATTCAGCATCCATTGCTATTTATCATGCATTCATTCTGAAATTCCGATTTCTGCGATGCAGTATTTACCGTGGCGGGAGGGGACTTGTTTTCAAGCCGATCCCGATGCTGACTCCATGAGGTTATTGTGCCGAGATGATGAAAGTGCATTAGCCTGAACTATTCAGCAGGTATGGGCAAAGACACATGACGCGGAACAATTGATTGTGATCCGGGTTTAAGCAGGATTCCCTACCGCTTTTTGAGTATGAAGATGAATTCACCGGTGGTTTGTGTCATAGACAATAATTCATTTCCTGTTTGCTCGGAAAAAACCTGAAAATCAATCAAAGACCCCGGGTCGGTGGCAACGATTCTCAGTGTTTGTCCGCTGATCATGCCAGCCAGCGATTGTTTGGTGCGTAAAATAGGCAAAGGGCAAACCAAGCCACGCGCATCCAGCTCCTTGTCAATGTTCTCCATATTTCAATAATATAAATTTGCTGCTACCAACTTTGTTTTAACCAAGTATTTTCGGTGAAAAAGAAATTTCAAAGCTCTTGGGCCCAAGAGCGGTATTTCGATCCGCTGTTTTTTATATTTCAGTCAGTTGGTGGTTAGAACGCGACCTGCATGCGTGAGAATAAGATTTTTTCTGTAGGTCGATCGAATCTGCCGGTTGCGCCGTGAGTAAAATGCGTCTGATTGTAACTTAATTGAAGCTTAATGTTGTGGTTGAGATACCAATTAATGCCTACCCCAAAATCCTGAGCCCTGCTGACTGAACGATCCGGGTTAAACAAGCCATGTGTAAAGGCCTTGGCGTCAAGGTTAAGTTCTGAGTATCGTGTGACTAATTGTATGGCACCTATTGCATTGAGATTTTCAAATGTTACCGGATTGTGGGGTTGCACCCTGCGGAATGAAGCATCACCATTAAAAATAATCCACGAGATTTGTACCTGGAAAGCATCATTGGCGACTTTATCACTTGTTGTTCCAATCTTGATTTTTTGTTGGGAAATTGTATATTCCGCCATGATTCCAAATGGGCCGGAGTGATAATAAAGCTGCGGACCAATCCGCTCCCGGCTGCCACTGGCAAAAGCATCTTGTGTGTACGATGCAATCAACTGTTGGCCCGGCGATATAAAGGTTGGCAAGTTTGCATGGCCTGATTGCGTGCTGCCATATTGTGTTCCATAACTATAGGCAATACCTAATCCCAGCCCCTGGAGAAGTTCGGTTTGCGCATGTTTTAGCGGATGGGAAAACAGGCGTGCAACAAAATCGATGCCGCTGTTGTTCGAATTAATGACGTTATCGCGAATTCCTGAGCCGTTATCAACATTCCCGTTAAATATACCGATCTGATATTCGATGGTATCCCAAAGAATATTGCCAAAAACTTGCACGCCAATTTCTCGATTAGGTGCCAGATTGGTGGGGAAAGCCCGTTCATTTAAGGCTAATGCAGTTGCTGACTGCAAGCGCTCCAGTCCGAAAGGAGACTTGAACTTGCCGACGCGAAGGTTGAATGGCTTGATGTAATTGCTTTCAAAAAAGGCATCCAAAATTCCCGGACTCGACTCCAAATTGGGCATAACGTAAAAACTGTAAATTTTACCAAACCTGATTTCAAACACGGGTCGAATACGGCGCAAGGTAAAAGAATCGTTGCCTGGCTCGCTTACATCATTAAAGAAGGTATGTGAATCAGCCTGGATAAACCCTCCTAAGCGTATTTCATTTCTATCTTCATTCCATCGATAGCTCGCTCCAGAATCAGTAAAGAATAATCCTGCTTTTCTTTTATTATCTTTATGAAATTTTTTTATACTCGATTTTTGTGACCGATCTGGAATATCTTCTTGCGCATAAGCAAGGGAATTTACATAAAAAACATAGGTTGTGGCAATTAATGCACTTTTTAATCCGAAAATTTTCATCGTTAGACGCCCATATAGAGAGGTAATGTGGCACCCTTGGTGATCGGGTATTTGTAGAAATACCCATGCTTATTGGGTTTGGATGGAAGATATAGAAATTTTCTTCGCACTATTGCAACTAACGGGAAAGGAATCGATAGAAAGAAAGGTATTCTTGTGGTAGATCTTTGGAAAATAGGCTGCACCATCTCATCATACAGGGTGAAATGGAATTGAATAGGTCGCTTTATCCAGGCCCTGTTTCGAGATCATCAGTAAAAATACGTAGATTACTGCAAGAACAGATTTTAAATCGCTATTACATGGAAGAAAATAATTTCGCATATGCCTTGCGAGGTCTTTGAAGAATCTGCAGAAATCTCCTTATGAAACGGATTAGGTAAAAGGTGGGAAGCTATTGTTTTTATGAGGATAGAGTGATGCGCAGAGAGCATTTTTTAGATATCTGGTCAATAGAGTATGGAAAATGGTTGCCATTCCATAAATGTTAAATATGGTTGCTTATTTGAGGCATGCTAATTTATCGAGGCATTTTGTTGGAGAAATACTTCAAAGTCTTCTGTAGTCAAAGGTTTGCTAAAAAAATAACCTTGTCCGTAATCACAGCCCATGGCAATTAAAAGTTGTTTCTGCGAATCTGTTTCCACGTCTTCAGCGATGACTTTCATACCCAAACGATGCGCCATGGTAATCACCGCCTCGCATAAGATTCTATCGTTAGATCGGCTGTCCAGATTAGAAATGAATGATTGGTCGATCTTGAGATAGTCAATATCGAATTTTTTTAAATAAGAAAGCGATGAATAACCTGTGCCAAAATCATCAATAGCGACTTGCACACCGGCATCACGGAAATTTAACAGTTGTTTCACTACCAATTCATGGATATCTAACAGCAAGTTTTCAGTAATCTCAACGATGATGCTGTGGCCGTCTAATTTTTGCTCATGCAAGTGATTCACCCAATCACTCATTTTACTGATAAATTGTTTGGGTGATTTATTGATACTAATTTGAAAATTAGTATTGTAATTGGCTTGCCATGCGGCTACTTGGTTGACAGCTTGTTTGAATACCCAATCGCCTATTTCAGAAATCAGATTGGATTCTTCCGCGATGGAAATAAATTCTACCGGAGCGACCGTTCCTCGTTCGGGATGCTGCCAGCGTATTAATGCCTCGGCTTTGTGGATACTACCGGTTGCCAGTTTTACAATGGGTTGATACATTAAGAATAGTTGCTGCTCTCTTAATGCATGGCGCAATTCGTAGGCGATTCTGGAGCGGGTTTCTGTTGCCTTGCGCATATTGGAAGTGAAATAGCTGCAGCAATTGCGACCGTTATTTTTTGCGGCATACATGGCTTGATCAGCATTCTTCATCAGTATTTCCGCGCTACTGGCATCAGCAGGGAAAAATGTCACACCAATACTCGCAGTGACATAAGCTAGCTTTGCATTCAGATGAAATGGCTTCGTCAATTCCAGTAAAATCATCTGAATGATTCTTTCGGCACAGTGCTGATCATTAATTCCGTTCAGGATAATAGTGAATTCATCGCCCCCCAGGCGTGCAACCGTATCGGTTTCACGAACGCAGCCCTTAAGCCGCTTAGCTGCTTCTACCAGCAGAGCATCGCCAACACTGTGCCCGAATGAATCATTGACTTCTTTGAAACGATCGAGATCGATAAACAGTACCGCCAACAACATTCCTGTACGGGCGACATTCTTAATGTCATGACTTAGACGGTCATAAAACATATTGCGGTTGGGCAAACCGGTCAATGAATCATAGTTTGCTTGCCGCCATATAATTTCATCCGATTTTTTCTTATCAGTGATATTAGAAAAATTAATGAGGTAGTAGCAGATCGAGCCTTTCTTACTTAGTACCGAGCTAATGTTTAACCATGCCGGATATTCTCGTCCGTATTTGTGCCTATTCCATACTTCGCCTTGCCAATGGCCGGACTGTTTAACACTTAACCAGATCTTTTGAAAAAATTTAGTGCTGTGCCTAATCGATGTTACGATTGATGTAGGTTTGCCGATTACTTCTTCCCCGGTAAAGCCGGTTATGATATGCAGCGCTTTGTTAATGGAGATGATAATCTTATTCGCATCGGCAATCATAATTGCCTCGGTACTATTTTCAAAGACTTTACTGGAAAGATATAACTGTTCATTAATTTTTTGTTGTTCTAATGCAATTCCAATGATGAACGATCCGATCTTCAACAGCTCGCGGTGAAACGCACTGGGTAAGCGATGCTCAAAACTGGAGAGCGCAAATGAGCCAATGCACTCGCCGCCTTTGCTGCGTACTGGAATGGACCAGCATGAAAGAATATTAAAATCGATAGCTATTTTTCGGATGCTTTGCCAACGTGGGTCATCGATTGTACTTTCTATATACACTGCCTCCTGACGAAAAACGGCATTACCGCAAGACCCCGCTTCCGGACCAGGACGCAATCCGTTGAGCTGTGTTATGCATTCTGCAGGAATACTGGGGGCTGCAAATACATTCATGCATTGCTTGTCTCTGTCCAGTAACATGACGGATGCAACCGCATTTTCCAGAAGTTGCTCTATCAGTAGGCATATTTTTTCGCAAATCTCTTTATAATCATTGCCTAATACAATTAACTCAAGAATCTCTTGCTGGAACTGGAGAATCTTGCTTTGCTCAACATTGGTGAGATCAAAGCAATCCGGTAGAGTAGAAATGGGTTGAGTTATATCCTTATTCACAGCGTTATATTCTCCACTCATTTTCTGCTATGCGGTTGGTTGCATGGATTGTAGGAATTCAAGAGTTGTAATGTGAGATAAGTTTAATTTATGAATATAAGTGAGTGTAAATTATACGTAAATTACTCACATGCTCAAGGTTTATTGGTGCCTCTTTGTTCTCTTGTGATTAAGTGTATGATTATACAAAAAATTATAGCAACGTGCTGTATCTTTTTGTTAATTCCTAATATGTCGCATAGCGTGGTTTCACACTTGAAGTGCAACTTCTAACGGGTGCTGGGGGTAATTTCCGACATTTTCCTATTAGCTGTTCTGGCAGATGTAATCCGATAAGGTGGTCAACACTTGTGAATGAATGGGAATTCATACGGATCAGGTGAAGAAATTTGCCTGCCTTGTGCATGTTTTATTCATAAGAAAATGTTTCATGGCAAGATTGGCGCATTAACGGGAGGGAATAATGTCTTTATCAACAGAAAGCAGTAGCTCCGGATCAATAAATAAGTTTTTCAAGAACAATGCTGATCGATTAATAAAAGCTTATCCTTCAATCCAGGAGATTAATATCCCAAACAAGGATTTTCTTTATCGACAGGGAGATTTGGGTACGTATGTTTTTTGCATAAAGGGCGGTATTGTGAAGCAGTCGTATTTAACCGTGCAGGGGAGTGAAGTAACCATTGCGCTTCTTAAATGCGGGGATGTAATCGGCGACTTAAAGGCTGATAAGCAAGCAAGAGAAGAATCGGCGCAAGCGCTGGGGAACGTTAGCTGTTACCGTATGGCATATAACGATTTCAAGGCATTGTTACTGCACTATCCGGCGCTGGCATGGCAGGTACTTGAGAAGACTTATGTGCGTAAGCAAAAGATCGAACATAAATTGCGGATTATTCTGACGCAACCAATTGAGATGCGCCTTGCGGCTACGTTGTTGGAACTGGCTAAGATGTTCGGTGTTCAGTGTACGCATGGATATGCGTTGGAAATTCATTTGACGCAGCAGGATGTGGCGGATCTGATCGGTGCTAGCCGCCCGGTAGTCAGCACTGTTCTGAATGATTTCAGAAGTCGCGGTATGCTTGAGTACACGCGTGACCAGATTTGCGTCAATGATGCGGCATTGATTGACTACTGCGAAGCAATGTAAGCATGAAAAAATGAAAAGTGTTTTCTGGATAACAGACGTAGCAATAGCGCTGTATTAATGTGCCGATATGGCGATCCGTCAAGGGAAGTCGCCATACCTATTCATTAATTCATTCAGGAGCATTAAACATGAAAGTGATTTCGCCGCGTATGCACGGTTATTTGGATTTTCTAACTGTCATTTTGTTTTTACTGGCTCCAACCATATTCGGTTTAAGCGATCTACCGGCCTTATTGGCATACGGCCTGGCCGTCATTCATCTGATTGTGACATTGGCATCCGATTTTCCTTTTGGCATCGTCAAAATCATTCCGTTTACTGTGCATGGCTGGATTGAACGTATTGTTGGTCCGACCTTGATCGCTATACCCTTCATTCTGGGTTTCTCCAACGATGAGGCGGCGCGGAATTTTTATATGGCAGCGGGGGGAGTAATTATTCTGGTAGGCGTGCT from Nitrosomonas ureae harbors:
- a CDS encoding OprO/OprP family phosphate-selective porin — protein: MKIFGLKSALIATTYVFYVNSLAYAQEDIPDRSQKSSIKKFHKDNKRKAGLFFTDSGASYRWNEDRNEIRLGGFIQADSHTFFNDVSEPGNDSFTLRRIRPVFEIRFGKIYSFYVMPNLESSPGILDAFFESNYIKPFNLRVGKFKSPFGLERLQSATALALNERAFPTNLAPNREIGVQVFGNILWDTIEYQIGIFNGNVDNGSGIRDNVINSNNSGIDFVARLFSHPLKHAQTELLQGLGLGIAYSYGTQYGSTQSGHANLPTFISPGQQLIASYTQDAFASGSRERIGPQLYYHSGPFGIMAEYTISQQKIKIGTTSDKVANDAFQVQISWIIFNGDASFRRVQPHNPVTFENLNAIGAIQLVTRYSELNLDAKAFTHGLFNPDRSVSRAQDFGVGINWYLNHNIKLQLSYNQTHFTHGATGRFDRPTEKILFSRMQVAF
- a CDS encoding L-lactate permease codes for the protein MTQSLLSFLAFLPLLLAATLLVGFNWPARRAMPLTFIITVMIALVVWEMPFNRVIASTLQGLILTGSILWIIFGAILLLNTLKHSGAITTIRRGFSNISPDRRVQVIIVAWLFGCFIEGASGFGTPAAIVAPLLIALGFPALAAVMAGMMVQSTPVSFGAAGTPIVVGVTGGLDKTNISGQLTESGSAWEDFYLLITCEVAIIHAIAGVLMPLLMCMMVTRFFGRNRSWSEGFAIAPFAIFSGLAFIVPYALAGIFLGPEFPSIVGALIGLVIVVPATRVGFLAPKKHWDFPAAKDWPEEWIGSVEIQLENLTAKSTITIMSAWLPYALLATLLMLSRINTDVKTFLSYHLTLNWTDILNEKDISGSIPFLYLSGSIMMFVVLVTFFLHRMQFSTLKAAVAESSRTLLGAGFVLIFTIPMVRILINSGVNLTNLPAMPQVMAQWVASSMGDIYPFFAPSVGALGAFIAGSNTVSNLMMAQFQFDTAQLIGVSSALLVSVQAVGAAAGNMIAIHNVVAASAIVGLLGYEGRIIRMTIIPTLYYLITVGIITLIAIHAVGITDPLR
- a CDS encoding EAL domain-containing protein, whose protein sequence is MNKDITQPISTLPDCFDLTNVEQSKILQFQQEILELIVLGNDYKEICEKICLLIEQLLENAVASVMLLDRDKQCMNVFAAPSIPAECITQLNGLRPGPEAGSCGNAVFRQEAVYIESTIDDPRWQSIRKIAIDFNILSCWSIPVRSKGGECIGSFALSSFEHRLPSAFHRELLKIGSFIIGIALEQQKINEQLYLSSKVFENSTEAIMIADANKIIISINKALHIITGFTGEEVIGKPTSIVTSIRHSTKFFQKIWLSVKQSGHWQGEVWNRHKYGREYPAWLNISSVLSKKGSICYYLINFSNITDKKKSDEIIWRQANYDSLTGLPNRNMFYDRLSHDIKNVARTGMLLAVLFIDLDRFKEVNDSFGHSVGDALLVEAAKRLKGCVRETDTVARLGGDEFTIILNGINDQHCAERIIQMILLELTKPFHLNAKLAYVTASIGVTFFPADASSAEILMKNADQAMYAAKNNGRNCCSYFTSNMRKATETRSRIAYELRHALREQQLFLMYQPIVKLATGSIHKAEALIRWQHPERGTVAPVEFISIAEESNLISEIGDWVFKQAVNQVAAWQANYNTNFQISINKSPKQFISKMSDWVNHLHEQKLDGHSIIVEITENLLLDIHELVVKQLLNFRDAGVQVAIDDFGTGYSSLSYLKKFDIDYLKIDQSFISNLDSRSNDRILCEAVITMAHRLGMKVIAEDVETDSQKQLLIAMGCDYGQGYFFSKPLTTEDFEVFLQQNASIN
- a CDS encoding sulfurtransferase TusA family protein — protein: MENIDKELDARGLVCPLPILRTKQSLAGMISGQTLRIVATDPGSLIDFQVFSEQTGNELLSMTQTTGEFIFILKKR
- a CDS encoding Crp/Fnr family transcriptional regulator; the encoded protein is MSLSTESSSSGSINKFFKNNADRLIKAYPSIQEINIPNKDFLYRQGDLGTYVFCIKGGIVKQSYLTVQGSEVTIALLKCGDVIGDLKADKQAREESAQALGNVSCYRMAYNDFKALLLHYPALAWQVLEKTYVRKQKIEHKLRIILTQPIEMRLAATLLELAKMFGVQCTHGYALEIHLTQQDVADLIGASRPVVSTVLNDFRSRGMLEYTRDQICVNDAALIDYCEAM